A window from Elusimicrobiota bacterium encodes these proteins:
- a CDS encoding response regulator transcription factor → MSKRPRDVPMTESLRYKVLVVDDERDVADCVAIWLRKARFAVVTCYSGGEALDKVMDSLPDLVVMDVMLGDADGVDICRRLRFDPRTRHIPIILVSGSRTSEEDTVTALYEGADDYLAKPLTPRNLIARVSAVLRRMQAPQELEDVLHRNGLTLNVSERTARVSGRTVPLTRKEFDLLTLLLRREGKVLSPKYLLETVWGYELEDYNDTHTVEVHVSSLKRKLGRAFAARIVNTVGAGYSFTKSSSGRS, encoded by the coding sequence CGTCCGCGGGACGTTCCCATGACCGAATCCCTGCGCTACAAAGTGCTGGTCGTCGACGACGAGAGGGACGTCGCCGATTGCGTCGCGATCTGGCTGCGCAAGGCCCGCTTCGCGGTCGTGACCTGCTACTCCGGCGGGGAGGCGCTCGACAAGGTCATGGACTCCCTTCCCGATCTGGTCGTCATGGACGTCATGCTCGGCGACGCGGACGGCGTGGACATCTGCCGCCGGCTCCGCTTCGATCCCCGCACCCGTCACATCCCCATCATCCTGGTCTCCGGCTCGCGCACCAGCGAGGAGGACACCGTCACGGCCCTCTACGAGGGCGCCGACGACTACCTCGCCAAGCCGCTGACCCCGCGCAACCTCATCGCCCGGGTCTCGGCCGTCCTGCGCCGGATGCAGGCCCCGCAGGAGCTCGAGGACGTCCTGCACCGCAACGGGCTCACGCTCAACGTCTCCGAGCGGACGGCCCGGGTGAGCGGGCGCACGGTCCCGCTGACGCGCAAGGAGTTCGACCTGCTGACGCTGCTGCTGAGGCGGGAAGGGAAGGTCCTCTCCCCGAAGTACCTGCTGGAGACCGTCTGGGGCTACGAGCTGGAGGACTACAACGACACGCACACCGTCGAGGTCCACGTCTCGAGCCTGAAGCGCAAGCTCGGCCGGGCCTTCGCCGCCCGCATCGTCAACACGGTCGGCGCCGGCTACAGCTTCACGAAGTCTTCTTCGGGCCGAAGCTGA
- a CDS encoding DUF167 domain-containing protein, whose amino-acid sequence MLVKLRVHPGSKKNEILRKAEDHYELWVRAPAEDGRANAACLALLGRALGVAPGRLRLIKGGRSPSKIVEVP is encoded by the coding sequence ATGTTAGTCAAACTGAGAGTGCATCCGGGCTCGAAGAAGAACGAGATCCTCCGCAAAGCGGAGGATCACTACGAGCTCTGGGTGCGCGCCCCGGCGGAGGACGGGCGGGCGAACGCCGCCTGCCTCGCCCTGCTCGGCCGCGCGCTCGGAGTCGCGCCCGGCCGCCTGCGCCTCATCAAGGGGGGACGCTCCCCCAGCAAGATCGTGGAGGTCCCGTGA
- a CDS encoding AI-2E family transporter — MTTVKKLSYLAIPLLLAGSVWLGLGPVLLAGLFSFMLLQGTDRLLRLRLGPTASRWLALVIYLVVAASVFWMFVRFVQQTLSTLPQIAATAIPKIIAFVQSYGFDLPFDNAYELREVVIKEIQDNADVISKVSGIVTLRFFHILIAIFVAILCFFREPDAPRGENLYDALRTECAARVALFMASFEKVLGAQILISLVNTALTAVFLSVMGFPHVLFLVLATFILGTMPIIGNILSNTIIVGTAVTLSIRHGLFALGFLVVIHKGEYFLNSRIIGSSIKAPMWQTLLAILLGECLMGIPGIILAPALLHYAKQELRALPAK; from the coding sequence ATGACCACGGTGAAGAAGCTCTCCTATCTCGCCATCCCGCTCCTTCTGGCGGGGAGCGTCTGGCTCGGGCTGGGCCCCGTGCTCCTGGCCGGCCTCTTCTCCTTCATGCTGCTCCAGGGCACCGACCGGCTCCTGCGCCTGCGCCTGGGCCCGACGGCGTCGCGCTGGCTGGCCCTGGTCATCTACCTGGTGGTCGCGGCCTCGGTCTTCTGGATGTTCGTGCGCTTCGTCCAGCAGACCCTCTCCACGCTCCCCCAGATCGCGGCGACCGCCATCCCGAAGATCATCGCCTTCGTCCAGTCCTACGGCTTCGACCTCCCCTTCGACAACGCCTACGAGCTGCGCGAGGTCGTCATCAAGGAGATCCAGGACAACGCCGACGTCATCTCGAAGGTGAGCGGCATCGTGACCCTGCGCTTCTTCCACATCCTCATCGCCATCTTCGTCGCCATCCTCTGCTTCTTCCGCGAGCCCGACGCTCCGCGGGGGGAGAACCTCTATGACGCCCTCCGGACCGAATGCGCGGCCCGCGTGGCCCTCTTCATGGCGAGCTTCGAGAAGGTCCTGGGGGCGCAGATCCTCATCTCGCTGGTGAACACCGCGCTGACGGCCGTGTTCCTGTCGGTCATGGGCTTCCCGCACGTCCTCTTCCTCGTGCTCGCGACCTTCATCCTCGGCACGATGCCCATCATCGGCAACATCCTCTCGAACACCATCATCGTCGGCACCGCGGTGACCCTCTCGATCCGCCACGGGCTCTTCGCCCTCGGCTTCCTCGTCGTCATCCACAAGGGGGAGTACTTCCTCAACAGCCGCATCATCGGCTCGAGCATCAAGGCGCCGATGTGGCAGACCCTGCTCGCCATCCTGCTCGGCGAATGCCTCATGGGGATCCCCGGCATCATCCTCGCGCCCGCCCTGCTCCACTACGCGAAGCAGGAACTGCGCGCCCTTCCCGCGAAATAA